A window of Anabas testudineus chromosome 7, fAnaTes1.2, whole genome shotgun sequence genomic DNA:
TGTTATGCTAGAAGTTAAACAGTACATGACTGACTGTGGGGTTTTCCGCATGACCACTGAGACAGTTTGATATTCTGTGCCTCATATACTTGACAAGAGTGGATATCACATTTGTCTGGAGGATTTCCCGCATTACGCACTTAATAGGACTCTCAAAATTGTACATGTGGCACATGACTTGTTGTCTGGCAGTTGGTGTTAAGAAATATTCCACCTGGGATACCCAGCCTGTTGCTCAATGAGGGCAGCTGAACCTTAACTAAAACCTCTTGCTTGTTAAAAAATAGACCAAAGTACTTGTGATAAGCcaacactgtactgtattgtgttGTAATGTAGTCTCCCTGAGGCTGTAGTTTTTGATTACCTAACCCAACAAAAAGGGAATGTCCCCTTCACTGGACTTTTTCAAACCAATGAAGCAATTCTAGGAAAGCCCATATAGTTCCTGGTAATGTAAAGTAGTGGAAGAGGATGCATATATTATGCTGCTTTGAATGTGATAGCAACTGTTCACAGCAATAAATTGCAAATTTCACAACTGGCCTTATTAACCAGTGCCTGTCCACAGACACATTTAGGACGATCCCTGGATAAATCCTACTTCAACACCTAAAATCATgattgacaaaaaacattttttgacaaaACCTGTTATAAATGTATATCAAGTGGGCAACTAGTCAAAGAAGCATCTATTTTTAGAAGACGTGGGATTCATATTAGGCGTGACTGAAAACTGTTGTCAGTGGTTTTTACGCTGCGTTTGACACCCACCTGCACTGTACATTTACAACATTCAAAGGCTTTACCGCTCAGACATGTAAATATCACAGTAGCGAAACTCATATACAGTCATTTAAATTTCACAGTATTATTTCACACATCAGCACAGGTTTAATCGCTTTGATTTTTAATGTGAGGTGTGTTGCTTTATCACATAACTGGTGCAAAACCTGTTGAGTTTCAACCTTCCATAGCTATCTGAGGACAAGTTCATCTTTCAAGTTCATGAAAGGGGAGACAACACAGGCTCTCTGTTTGCTATTATTTTCCTGATGAATAGGCTGTTGTAAggccacagtttttttttccccctcagaATTCCCCTTCCTGCCCCATgtgcatttttttctaaaatcaaTATAGTTGTATTTAAGTAGAACTATTGAATTAAATGTAACCTCTAACCTGAACCATCAAGATTTTTCGCAGTAGCTTAAGCTATGCTGATAGGTAAATAGGGTGGGCTGAAGATGGCTGGGTGAACACAGCCCTGTGTGTCCATTAACACAGGGCCAAATTGGCACAAAACCAAAGATGTCTTCCTGACGTGTGACTCCGTATCACACACAAGGACCCTATCTTATTAAGGATATCCTGTTTCCTTCAGCTAAACTCCACAAAATCTTTTTTGAATTTCAGTGCGACAGTCTTTCCAGTGTGCCTCCTTTATGCAATGAGCCGGTCTGATGAGTCCTTGGAGTCCAGCGACTCCGTGCTGCTGCCCTGCTCTTGCTGGGCCTCGTGAAAGCTGCACTCTATTGCTATTAATGTCCTAGGGTCATCTAAAACAGAAAGGGAAAATGAAACAACCACTTATTTTAACCTTGTTTGACTTGCTAAACATCTTGTATTATGACATTCAGGTAACATGACAAGCAAAACCACATCAGAATTAATCATGAAGTACGTCAGTAATTACCTGTGGGCATTCTGATTATTGGTTTTGTTGGGACTGGcttttttgatttctttttcttttggagGATTTTCACAGCCATAGTGATGATCACGATGATGGTAAAGCCCATCAGAGCTATGCTGACAACCATAAATATGACCAGTGGCCACCCCTGGTCTGTGGCACCTGATACAAACAACAGGAATTTAGAACCAAAGataaagaacaacagcaaaaaacaaaacaactgaagaagaaaagcagacGTTGTGTGTTACCAGGTTGAGTAGGCTTGTACGATGGACTAACGGAAGCATTTGCACACTTGATATCAGAAAAAGCATCTCCTTTGTGTTCAATATACTGATGTGGATGGGGACACCttagagaaaagaagaaacaatgAGAGAAAAATTCCAGTCATATCTAAGCAGTATAATAACTACAGCCCAGGCTATAGCTTACTTGGTACTCCAGGGTTTACACTTCTGGTGGATCTGGTTATTGAAGGTTCCCTCTGGACACGGTCTGCAAGAACCTGCAAAGAAAAACTCAGTTGAGTCGCCAGTCTTTGGTGCctgtgtagtgtgtgtgctggagttGCATTCTTATTTGTAGTATTGCTTACGTTGGTCTGCAGGTTCTTCACCCTTGACACATTCCATAACACAGAAGGAACAGCGATCATCTCCACATCTCAGTCCCTTTTCACAGCGACACACTGTGTCGCTCGTGGCAGTGCAGGCTTTCACCTGAACTAAAGCACCTAGATATAAAAACACGGTAAGAGAGTTTTACTATCTTGTAATTTGACTGATCTTTCTATTCTGTGCTCAGATAGTAATTCACTACTGGAAGAATCTTTGACTCTGGGTCCACGAACATACCTACACACTGTGTACACCTGGCACATTTGAAACTTGCCCGGTCCAGAAATGTTCCAGGCTCACAAGGAGTACAGAGATCGCTCGGAGTTGAACCACACTTTCTGACCATCCGATTTcctatagacacacacacaaacataaatcaGATACAAATAGCATCACTGTGAGCTTTGCCACGTCAGCTGACATCACATTTAGTTAGGTCAACTCCTTCAGTAACAAGTCGTCATACACATAGTTTCTGCCTCAAAGCTTTACAAGCtatactgcagcacagaaaaGCTTTAGGAAATGTTCACATTAGCGGATATGATGTTGAGGAACTTATTTTAACTACCTACTAAACAGTTGTtttaaatctaataataataatgtggaTTACTGTACATGCTTGTGAATTTCATGTAAAATAATACCAAatcatttttttgtctctgaaaTGCTGTGACTCAAGGTGGGACCTTGCAGAAAATGGGAAAACATCCAGGAGAAATCCCTATGAAATCGTACTTGATCACAGTACTTAGAGTCAGTAAGACTGTATAATTCTGGAATTGAAGTGTATAAATGTCACAGCTCCTAATTATCAGTTACATCATTCACGCCTTCTCACTTTGTTGTGGTATTAGCTGAAACCACTGAAACTATATTTGGTTACTTGTAACCACCACTGAGGAACTGCTGAAAGACAGGAatatcatttcagtttttacatcCCCATACAATCCGCTTGACTTTTGGATTTTGTCAGACACTACAGAGAATTAGTCGAACTATTTAGGTCTTTGGGTAAAGCAATGATCTAGGCTGGTTGATATATTTACTGTCATAAGGAAGTTATATATGGTTAATTAAACTAATCTAGTCTGATGTAACTGTGTCATGAGGAACCATGTCTttatgaagatgatgatgttcaGTGTTGGTGTCAGAGAGGTTTTCATTTAACTGCGTGATCATGGTGCAGTTTTGCTGTTTAACTGCAGTGTTTCACTAAGGTTAAGTGTTTGTCAACAATATTTATGTCGGTGAGGCAACACCTTACTGTATAACGATGTCTAGTTCAACAACAGCATGAACTACAACCTCCAAAATGATGAGGAATCAACACCTGAGTGAAACCGTCAACAAAAACTCAACGTACATGGAGGATTTATTACAGGACTGTTAGACTGAATTAGCTTTCACTAGGTGAACCCAACAAACTACCAACTGAGTGTACAGCattataagttttttttttataaacaggGTGACGAAATGGGAGCAGAAATTACCTTTCACCTTCcctttgtaaaaatatataaataaaaatgctccaGGTAGTTGTGTTGTTCATTTAGACCAGTACAACAGTGGCAACCTCAGAAAATGGCTGTATATATTATCATGTAGAAGCTTTATCATTCAAATGTCAATTCAATTACACCGAGACACATCAATGATCAGCAGCTCTTTTATTACTTACCAGGATGACACTCATCGCAGCAAACATCACGGCTGCCTTTTTGTGCACTCCATGTCTTGCAGCCTTTGTTAGTCTGTTCAACACTGCACAGGCAGCTTTGCAGGAGCAGACAGAGAACCATTACCCACAGGATCGAAGCCATACTGTTGTCAGACCTCCAGTAGTATGAGAAAGGATGACACAGCCTCTTGTATGAGTTTATCCAATCTGAGGAATATCCAAGAAAATCCAAGATGTtatctttcttccttccttttttttctttccaaaggCACTATTTGTTTGTCTAAATCTAAATTCAGCAGAATATCTTTAGGTCTTTTAGCAGCAAAGTTCAGAGGTATATATGTAGACGTGTTCTCTGCTGTAGATTCAGTGTGCAACTCACCCTACAGCCAGCTGGGGGTGGTTTTCATACTAAGGGGGGGCGTGTCTTGTGccagaaaaaaagagcagaaatgtcaaagacttgtgtttgtaaaacagaatcgcattttattttaatcctaATAGAAAGATtagagacagtttttttttattagttaaatCAATATACAGCAACAATAGAATACTAAGATATTGGGTTAAGAAGTTTTTGGATagttaattaaagaaaaacataagcAGATCAGGTTACAGGTCTTCTTCAGTGCTGCTCTACGACTGCGCTGCCTGAATTGAATTCCTAATCATCgccacgcctacttcgctcaaaggatgctggctgcctgtcagtacctcgtatcctaaaaactacagctgggggcagagctttttcttacaaagccccaaagttgtggaatagccttccaaatagcgttcgggactcagacacagtctcagtgtttaagtctaggctgaaaacctacctatttagtcaaggatttgagtaaatagatctgggaaggactcatggacgtagagcattatggtgaactggtatgtttagatgctgtcttcccaactctcactgatcactcgggtttgttgatggtgaagtgttcggttgctctacatcccagtgcgccctcatgtctgtgtttccttctgaacccacccttttagttaggctgtcataattagtcctgccggagtccctgctgcactacactaaatatacattcacctcaaactttatctgactgtgaatacaactaactgcaatctctcctcttctctctcttttccctcttcctgtctctctgtcgagctacacgtcattccaccctctgccctctggtcctgtctgactcgtcctgatgcccaacttctggctggagatctcgtcgcctggatccaccgtttgccctttgggatgcgtttggagactggattggtcacaagctaccATGAagtcggtcccggcctcggcggacgtcggaagctgtttctcggaggtctcgactcaacgctcgatagtcaaggaatggaactagtctgcctgcaataactaactggactccatattaacttaaagacattaactgttatactggactgcctgctgcctacacagcatgtaatcacccatatgaggatgggttccctgttgagtctggttcctctcaaggtttcttcctgttgccttctcagggagtttttccttgccactgtcgccctcggcttgctcatcagggacaatcacattattatgactcatacacatacactgttcatgtactgttctttggttgtgtaaagctgctttgtgacaatgtcaattgtaaaaagcgctctacaaataaaattgaattgaattgaattaatcaTGGAATTTCTGCACAGCCCAGGTGAACAAAGCCTTAGGTTCCTGGAAGTAATTCCTGACTGTCACTTTACTGAAGATGACCACTTGTTCCTTCACTTCCATTGCAGTCATTAGCTCAATTCCACATCACTTCATTTAAATGAAGACTCATCACGCTGGTGTAAAGTCTCCTGGAATCCATCCATCCTGATCCATCATGATGAATCCATGACTGTACTGTGTTTAGCAAGAAACAATTAACATTAGGATTTAAGCCACAGAATCTCAGTGACACACAGGATATTGTTGTTATAGTTGCTGCACTTGTTCCAACTTGCCTGCATGTAGGACTTAAAAACTGTGTCTAGTTTTaccttttcacattttaagCCAGTCCAAGTATTATTACCACACAATTCAACACTCAGTCACATCACTGGTGCAAGAGTAACCTGCAGTCACCAATGACAAGAGGGTGgctatatttaatatatttccacttagttttatatttatccATTAAGCACAGGACTGCTCAGACACTGACGCATTCGTGGTTGTGGTGACTTTTACAGTGGCCCATTGTAGCTTACAGTTTTAGCCCTTTAAAGTTTTTACAAGAGCTTCTTTTGCATTAGTTTAACTGGTAAAAAGTTGAAGTAAGCAGACGTTAAGCGTACTTGTAAATCACCCAGCCTTGACAGAGTCAAATTCACTGCGCTTTTCCTGTGATTGAATAGCTCAAGAGACATGACACTGATTGTTATTGACTCCCTGAGGATTACTTTGTGATGAGTCACCCAACACAAGGCACTCATGCCAAGCATCACGTGTctgttctcaacacagaaagtTCAAAATTTTCCCTTCCTTGATCACCTGCTAAGACcccaaacaaactgaaacagaaagcGCAGCAGGAATGCCCTTTGAGGTAAAATGAAAGCATGGC
This region includes:
- the tnfrsf9a gene encoding tumor necrosis factor receptor superfamily member 9a, whose product is MASILWVMVLCLLLQSCLCSVEQTNKGCKTWSAQKGSRDVCCDECHPGNRMVRKCGSTPSDLCTPCEPGTFLDRASFKCARCTQCVGALVQVKACTATSDTVCRCEKGLRCGDDRCSFCVMECVKGEEPADQRSCRPCPEGTFNNQIHQKCKPWSTKCPHPHQYIEHKGDAFSDIKCANASVSPSYKPTQPGATDQGWPLVIFMVVSIALMGFTIIVIITMAVKILQKKKKSKKPVPTKPIIRMPTDDPRTLIAIECSFHEAQQEQGSSTESLDSKDSSDRLIA